Proteins encoded together in one Halomarina salina window:
- a CDS encoding methyltransferase — MNRAPYSLALKSRVADGPATYRFQTADGVPSKESFRPTELLLLDHLWGTDPGVVLCPEANYGVVGTVLSGRADAVHLTETSARAARLSETNLRRNDAEATVEVRADLAGLDRRFDAVAHAPMPSTPIPVAKQRLRDALSRLHPHGVYYLSATDQSGLPRYADCLRDLGARVERVRTDGACALLRAERPDTVPPRSYVTPRRLRPAVSGVELPLVSVPGTFSVGSLDDGTRLLVEAASVEDGDRVLDLCCGYGAIGLYAGRTADCDLWLTDDDRVATTCAAGNLRAAGVDGTVVTADCLDGVADRAFDRVLCNPPTHAGDGVLAELFADAHDVLAPEGLLSVVHHRALDLHEHLRHYSSVEKRRTRAEHVVLEARL; from the coding sequence ATGAACCGCGCGCCCTACAGCCTCGCACTGAAGTCGCGCGTCGCCGACGGTCCGGCGACCTATCGGTTCCAGACGGCCGACGGCGTCCCGTCGAAGGAGTCCTTCCGACCCACCGAACTCCTCCTGCTCGACCACCTCTGGGGGACGGACCCAGGCGTCGTCCTCTGTCCCGAGGCGAACTACGGGGTCGTCGGCACCGTCCTGTCCGGGCGGGCCGACGCCGTCCACCTCACCGAGACGAGCGCCCGCGCCGCTCGCCTCTCCGAGACGAACCTGCGACGGAACGACGCGGAGGCGACGGTCGAGGTTCGCGCCGACCTCGCAGGCCTCGACCGTCGGTTCGACGCCGTCGCACACGCGCCGATGCCGTCCACACCGATACCGGTCGCGAAGCAGCGACTCCGCGACGCCCTGTCGAGACTCCACCCCCACGGCGTCTACTATCTGTCGGCGACGGACCAGTCCGGCCTGCCGAGGTACGCCGACTGCCTCAGGGACCTCGGAGCACGCGTCGAACGCGTTCGAACGGACGGCGCGTGTGCACTGCTCCGCGCGGAGCGCCCCGACACCGTCCCGCCGCGGTCCTACGTGACTCCCCGACGACTCCGCCCGGCCGTGAGCGGGGTCGAACTCCCGCTGGTGTCGGTGCCCGGCACGTTCTCCGTGGGGTCGCTCGACGACGGAACTCGACTGCTCGTCGAGGCGGCGAGCGTCGAGGACGGGGACCGGGTGCTCGACCTCTGCTGTGGGTACGGGGCGATCGGTCTCTACGCTGGGCGGACCGCGGACTGCGACCTCTGGCTCACCGACGACGACCGGGTCGCGACGACCTGTGCCGCCGGTAACCTCCGTGCAGCGGGGGTCGACGGCACCGTCGTCACCGCCGACTGTCTCGACGGTGTCGCCGACCGGGCGTTCGACCGTGTCCTCTGTAACCCGCCGACGCACGCCGGCGACGGCGTTCTCGCAGAGTTGTTCGCCGACGCACACGACGTACTCGCGCCAGAAGGTCTACTGAGCGTCGTCCACCACCGCGCACTCGACCTCCACGAGCACCTGCGCCACTACAGTTCGGTCGAGAAGCGCCGCACGAGAGCCGAGCACGTCGTTCTGGAGGCGAGACTGTAG
- a CDS encoding tRNA (cytidine(56)-2'-O)-methyltransferase translates to MDEHEVAVLRLGHRPGRDNRMTTHVGLTARALGADRVVLAGDATQSRATIEDITDRFGGPFAVEQTDEPKRVVREFPGRVVHLTMYGLPVQEVAGELRDAHANEPLLVVVGAEKVSFDVYEAADWNVGVTNQPHSEVAGLAVLLDRLFEGRELDRSWEGADRHVVPMATGKKVVPADSEE, encoded by the coding sequence ATGGACGAACACGAGGTCGCGGTGCTCCGACTGGGCCACCGGCCGGGGCGAGACAACCGGATGACGACCCACGTCGGTCTCACCGCCCGGGCGCTGGGAGCCGACCGCGTGGTGCTGGCGGGCGACGCCACCCAGTCGCGAGCGACCATCGAGGACATCACCGACCGCTTCGGCGGGCCGTTCGCCGTCGAACAGACCGACGAACCGAAGCGCGTCGTCCGGGAGTTCCCCGGCCGCGTCGTCCACCTGACGATGTACGGGCTTCCCGTCCAGGAGGTAGCGGGAGAACTCCGAGACGCGCACGCGAACGAACCGCTGCTGGTGGTCGTCGGCGCGGAGAAGGTGTCGTTCGACGTCTACGAGGCCGCCGACTGGAACGTGGGCGTGACGAACCAGCCGCACTCGGAGGTAGCGGGGCTCGCCGTCCTCCTCGACAGACTGTTCGAGGGGCGGGAGCTCGACCGCTCCTGGGAGGGTGCCGACCGGCACGTCGTCCCGATGGCGACCGGGAAGAAGGTCGTCCCGGCCGATTCGGAGGAGTAA
- a CDS encoding BsuPI-related putative proteinase inhibitor — protein sequence MLTGELAVETDGTVRFVFEVENTGEDPEEVTFRNGGHADCAVYDGDDEVWRWSVGQMFTQAIEHETVEPGETLRYGFEWEPPEPGEYTARAELRPEGDCTAETTFSVE from the coding sequence ATGCTCACAGGCGAGTTGGCGGTCGAGACGGACGGCACGGTCCGATTCGTCTTCGAGGTCGAGAACACAGGTGAGGACCCGGAAGAGGTGACGTTCCGCAACGGTGGCCACGCGGACTGCGCTGTCTACGACGGCGACGACGAGGTGTGGCGGTGGTCCGTCGGTCAGATGTTCACGCAGGCCATCGAACACGAGACGGTCGAACCCGGCGAGACGCTCCGCTACGGGTTCGAGTGGGAGCCACCGGAGCCGGGTGAGTACACCGCCCGCGCCGAGTTGCGACCGGAGGGCGACTGCACGGCCGAGACGACGTTCTCGGTCGAGTGA
- a CDS encoding GntP family permease, giving the protein MFTVLQLTELSYSPLITFVVGLLAVIALLVWLDLPAFIGLIIAAFFVGVVNSVFLPEFTTADAATQVATAFGNGMAGIGIPILMAAVIGKSMLESGSAQRIVRGFQSLLGRDNSDIALLSSSTVLAVPVFFDSVFYLMAPLARSTRARLGRDYTLFIVVVGAGAAAAHVFVPPTPGPLAVADEIGSNLGITILIGLIVAIPAALVSGLLYGRWINARLDIPLRDTMSTTTEELESVAQKPTSALPGMGESLLPILLAVVLIASSTFVNTFVDAPSALGFIADILGEATVEQILTTAQPYTDFVGDKNVALTIAALAAAYTFYRYTGLTSSEWNDELTEALKSGGNIAAITAAGGAFGALLAASGIGDYIAGGLQELGIPLIVTAWLIAAIVRIAQGSATAAMLTAAGIMAPLTGQLAVHPAYLVMAIGAGGNICSWYNDSGFWLVKEIGGLTLGETLKTWTALTTLISVAGLLTVLAVSTVMPLA; this is encoded by the coding sequence ATGTTTACAGTTCTTCAATTGACGGAGCTGTCGTACAGTCCGCTGATCACGTTCGTGGTCGGGTTGCTCGCAGTCATCGCGCTGCTCGTGTGGCTCGACCTCCCGGCGTTCATAGGGCTCATCATCGCGGCGTTCTTCGTCGGCGTCGTCAACTCGGTGTTCCTGCCGGAGTTCACGACGGCCGACGCGGCGACCCAGGTCGCCACGGCGTTCGGGAACGGGATGGCGGGAATCGGTATCCCGATCCTCATGGCGGCCGTCATCGGCAAGTCGATGCTCGAGAGCGGGTCCGCCCAGCGGATCGTCAGGGGGTTCCAGAGCCTCCTGGGCAGGGACAACTCCGACATCGCGCTGCTGAGCAGTAGCACCGTGCTGGCGGTGCCGGTGTTCTTCGACAGCGTGTTCTACCTGATGGCGCCGCTGGCGCGCTCGACGCGGGCGCGACTCGGCCGGGACTACACGCTGTTCATCGTCGTCGTCGGGGCGGGTGCTGCGGCCGCGCACGTCTTCGTCCCGCCGACGCCGGGGCCGCTCGCCGTCGCCGACGAGATCGGCAGCAACCTCGGTATCACTATCCTGATCGGACTCATCGTGGCGATTCCGGCCGCGCTCGTCTCCGGTCTCCTCTACGGTCGGTGGATCAACGCCCGACTCGACATCCCGCTCCGGGACACGATGTCGACGACGACGGAGGAACTGGAGTCGGTCGCCCAGAAACCGACGAGCGCGCTGCCGGGCATGGGCGAGTCGCTGCTGCCCATCCTCCTCGCGGTCGTCCTCATCGCGTCGTCGACGTTCGTCAACACGTTCGTCGACGCTCCGTCGGCGCTCGGATTCATCGCCGACATCCTCGGGGAAGCGACCGTCGAGCAGATACTGACGACCGCCCAACCGTACACCGACTTCGTCGGCGACAAGAACGTGGCGCTGACCATCGCGGCGCTCGCGGCCGCGTACACGTTCTACCGGTACACCGGGCTGACCAGTAGCGAGTGGAACGACGAGTTGACCGAGGCGCTGAAGAGCGGTGGCAACATCGCCGCCATCACCGCGGCCGGTGGTGCGTTCGGTGCGCTGCTCGCGGCGTCGGGCATCGGCGACTATATCGCCGGCGGGTTACAGGAGCTCGGTATCCCGCTCATCGTCACGGCGTGGCTCATCGCCGCCATCGTCCGCATCGCCCAGGGGTCGGCGACCGCCGCGATGCTGACCGCCGCGGGCATCATGGCCCCGCTGACGGGTCAGCTCGCTGTCCACCCGGCGTACCTCGTGATGGCCATCGGAGCGGGCGGGAACATCTGCTCGTGGTACAACGACTCCGGGTTCTGGCTCGTGAAGGAGATCGGCGGGCTGACCCTGGGAGAGACGCTGAAGACCTGGACCGCGCTCACGACGCTCATCTCCGTGGCGGGGCTCCTCACGGTGCTGGCCGTCTCGACGGTCATGCCACTCGCGTGA